From the Labrus mixtus chromosome 17, fLabMix1.1, whole genome shotgun sequence genome, one window contains:
- the LOC132992001 gene encoding liver-expressed antimicrobial peptide 2-like: protein MRTLQEKLLVFAVVLSLICAFQVYSKPVTEDWRGLVQRTKRSLLWRWNSMKPVGAICKENLECGTKYCRKNICSFLNST from the exons ATGAGGACCTTACAGGAAAAACTTCTTGTATTTGCTGTTGTTCTGTCTCTGATCTGTGCATTTCAG GTCTATTCTAAACCTGTAACAGAAGACTGGAGAGGTTTGGTTCAGCGTACCAAACGGTCTCTTCTGTGGAGATGGAACAGCATGAAGCCTGTGGGTGCCATCTGCAAAGAAAACTTAGAGTGTGGCACCAAATACTGCAG GAAAAACATCTGTTCCTTCTTGAACTCCACCTGA